In one window of Bacteroidetes bacterium GWF2_43_63 DNA:
- a CDS encoding excinuclease ABC subunit A, which translates to MKKDQKIIIKGARVNNLQNVSVEIPAGKLTCITGLSGSGKSSLAFDTLFAEGQRRYVESLSSYARQFLGRMLKPDVDIIEGIAPAIAIEQKSSTRNPRSTVGTVTEIYDYLKLLYARIGRTYSPVSGNEVKRHQTKDVLIYLKKLPAGTRVYLITPYAVREGLSLSEALALSLQQGYSRMLVDGETIPIETLLEELKKKKSAIKSDRLYLMIDRAVTTEDPEEIAQRLSLSIEAAFTEGSGISIIYSENDKHYESFSNRFEEDGISFEEPSVNLFSFNNPYGACPTCEGFGTIIGIDPDLVIPDKALSVYDGAIAPWKGEKMSEWLNDFLNVAWEFDFPVHKPFCELTAAQKKLLWTGNKHFEGLDAFFNMLQQNLYKIQYRVMLSRYKGRTGCPDCRGTRLRHDASYVKINDQSISDLVLMPVRNLIEFFNNLNLSEYDEKVSHHILREINFRLKFLSNTGLEYLTLNRLSNTLSGGETQRINLARALGSSLVGSMYILDEPSIGLHPVDTEKLISVLKSLRDMGNTVIVVEHDEDIIRASDFIIDIGPGAGRNGGHIVFQGTMQQLMKNKDSYTAKYFRGEDQLPSKEKTVKPKFFIELKNVEQNNLKNISVKIPINAITAVTGVSGSGKSSLVRQVLYPALQRHFGNYSEQGGSFGSIDGDIHLLTGVEMVDQNPIGRSTRSNPATYLKAFDEIRDLFASLPLSKQRNYKPGFFSFNVEGGRCEMCQGEGTITVEMQFMADVHLVCEECEGKRYKSDVLDVQFADKSISDILDLTVEEALKLFRDQIDGKFGTNCKRICDKIQPLADVGLGYLQLGQSSSSLSGGEAQRIKLASFLSKALPNESILFIFDEPTTGLHYHDIQYFYQSITRLINAGHSVVLVEHNMELVKCADYIIDLGPHGGDLGGEVLYQGPIGGIRKIKNSATASVISKKLPEWEK; encoded by the coding sequence ATGAAAAAAGATCAGAAAATCATTATAAAAGGCGCACGGGTAAACAATCTGCAGAATGTTTCCGTTGAAATTCCGGCAGGGAAGTTAACCTGCATTACCGGACTTTCCGGTTCCGGAAAAAGTTCGCTGGCGTTCGATACACTTTTTGCTGAAGGTCAGCGCCGATATGTTGAAAGCCTGAGTTCCTATGCGCGTCAGTTTCTGGGACGTATGCTCAAACCCGATGTTGACATCATTGAAGGCATTGCTCCGGCCATCGCTATTGAACAAAAATCGTCCACTCGAAATCCGCGTTCAACAGTTGGAACGGTCACTGAAATTTACGACTATCTTAAGCTTCTGTATGCGCGCATCGGCCGCACCTATTCTCCCGTAAGCGGTAATGAGGTGAAACGTCATCAGACAAAAGATGTTCTCATTTATCTGAAAAAACTTCCTGCCGGCACCCGCGTATATCTCATTACTCCATATGCAGTTCGCGAAGGGCTGAGCCTTAGTGAAGCACTTGCCCTCAGTTTGCAGCAAGGCTACTCCCGCATGCTTGTTGACGGTGAGACTATTCCCATTGAAACGCTACTCGAAGAACTGAAAAAGAAAAAATCGGCAATAAAATCAGACAGACTATATCTGATGATCGATCGCGCAGTGACAACGGAAGACCCCGAAGAAATTGCGCAACGCCTTTCACTGAGTATTGAAGCAGCCTTCACTGAAGGAAGCGGAATCAGCATTATCTATTCTGAAAACGACAAACATTACGAATCGTTTTCAAACCGCTTCGAAGAAGATGGAATTTCTTTTGAAGAACCGTCAGTCAATTTGTTTTCATTCAATAATCCCTACGGTGCCTGCCCCACTTGCGAAGGATTTGGAACCATCATAGGCATCGATCCCGATCTTGTGATTCCTGACAAAGCACTATCCGTTTATGATGGCGCCATCGCTCCATGGAAAGGTGAAAAAATGAGTGAGTGGCTGAACGATTTTCTCAATGTGGCCTGGGAATTTGATTTTCCTGTGCATAAGCCATTTTGCGAACTCACCGCCGCGCAAAAAAAATTGCTTTGGACCGGCAACAAACATTTTGAAGGCCTCGATGCATTTTTCAATATGCTTCAACAAAACCTGTACAAAATACAATACCGCGTCATGTTGTCGCGCTACAAGGGACGTACAGGTTGTCCCGACTGCCGCGGAACGCGACTTCGCCACGATGCATCCTACGTGAAAATAAACGATCAATCTATTTCCGATCTGGTGCTGATGCCTGTCAGAAACCTGATTGAGTTTTTCAACAATCTGAATCTATCTGAATACGATGAAAAAGTTTCTCATCATATTTTGCGCGAAATAAATTTCCGGCTAAAATTTCTTAGTAATACAGGACTGGAATATCTTACGCTGAACCGGCTTTCAAATACACTTTCCGGCGGTGAAACACAACGCATAAACCTGGCGCGCGCACTCGGCAGCAGTCTGGTGGGTTCAATGTACATTCTGGATGAACCCAGTATCGGACTGCATCCGGTCGATACCGAAAAACTAATTAGTGTGCTGAAAAGTTTGCGCGACATGGGCAACACTGTAATTGTTGTTGAACACGATGAAGACATTATTCGTGCGTCGGATTTCATAATTGACATCGGACCCGGCGCTGGCCGCAATGGCGGGCACATCGTGTTTCAGGGCACTATGCAACAGCTTATGAAAAACAAAGACAGCTACACGGCTAAGTATTTCAGAGGCGAAGACCAATTGCCATCGAAAGAAAAAACAGTAAAGCCTAAATTTTTTATTGAACTAAAAAATGTTGAGCAAAACAATCTGAAAAATATCAGCGTAAAAATTCCCATCAATGCCATTACTGCCGTGACCGGTGTGAGTGGAAGCGGAAAATCATCATTGGTCCGGCAAGTGCTGTATCCAGCACTGCAACGCCATTTCGGAAATTATTCAGAACAAGGCGGAAGCTTCGGATCCATTGATGGTGACATCCATTTACTCACCGGAGTTGAAATGGTGGATCAGAATCCGATCGGTCGCTCTACCCGCTCTAATCCGGCCACCTACCTGAAAGCTTTTGACGAAATCCGCGATCTTTTTGCATCACTACCGTTGTCAAAACAACGAAATTACAAACCCGGATTTTTCTCTTTCAATGTGGAGGGTGGACGCTGCGAAATGTGTCAGGGCGAAGGAACAATAACGGTCGAAATGCAGTTTATGGCTGACGTTCATCTTGTTTGTGAAGAGTGCGAAGGAAAACGATACAAATCTGATGTACTTGATGTGCAATTTGCCGATAAAAGTATTTCAGACATACTGGATTTGACCGTTGAAGAAGCATTAAAATTATTCAGAGATCAGATAGACGGAAAATTTGGAACGAATTGCAAACGCATATGCGACAAAATTCAACCGCTTGCCGATGTCGGCCTTGGATATCTTCAGCTTGGACAATCCAGCAGCTCGCTCTCAGGTGGCGAAGCACAACGCATTAAGCTTGCTTCATTTCTTTCAAAAGCACTCCCCAACGAATCAATATTGTTCATTTTTGATGAACCAACCACAGGCTTACATTATCACGACATTCAGTATTTTTATCAGTCCATCACAAGACTTATTAATGCAGGCCATTCGGTAGTTCTTGTTGAGCACAATATGGAACTGGTAAAATGCGCCGACTATATTATCGATCTGGGTCCGCATGGCGGCGATCTTGGTGGCGAAGTTCTTTATCAGGGACCTATTGGAGGAATCAGAAAAATAAAAAACTCTGCAACGGCATCTGTTATTTCAAAAAAATTACCGGAATGGGAAAAATGA
- a CDS encoding ATP-binding protein produces MTMEKEVILGALKTVIDPDFKKDLVTLNMIDALEISDAKVSFTVVLTTPACPLKEKFRIDCVSAIHAVYPDAEVEVKFSAKVTSYKEKPAHENIKNIIAVISGKGGVGKSTVAVNLAAGLARSGAKVGLVDGDIHGPSIPLMFGVQHEHPKVIEKDGKQIIVPFEKFGVKLVSMGFFTDTSKALIWRGPMIASAFTQIMNDTDWGELDYLIFDTPPGTGDIHLTLVQNYSVTGIVVVSTPQEVALADARRALNMFVDQQVNVPVLGVVENMSFFSPPETPDKKYYLFGKEGARKLAAENNIRLLAEIPLVESVSQSGDKGIPAVCDDHNPLQKVFMSMAQNTAQAVAIRNATMEPTKIVEVKNQ; encoded by the coding sequence ATGACCATGGAAAAGGAAGTAATTTTAGGCGCGCTGAAAACTGTTATTGATCCCGATTTTAAAAAGGATCTTGTAACACTTAACATGATAGATGCGTTGGAAATTTCTGATGCGAAAGTGTCGTTTACCGTTGTGCTAACAACACCGGCCTGTCCGCTGAAAGAGAAATTCAGAATAGATTGTGTTTCGGCTATTCATGCTGTGTATCCGGATGCAGAGGTGGAGGTGAAATTTTCTGCGAAAGTTACCAGCTATAAAGAAAAACCCGCACACGAAAACATCAAAAATATTATTGCTGTTATATCAGGAAAAGGCGGAGTTGGGAAGTCGACTGTGGCTGTGAATCTGGCTGCCGGCCTTGCACGCAGCGGAGCCAAAGTTGGTCTGGTCGACGGTGATATTCACGGCCCCAGCATTCCATTAATGTTTGGTGTGCAGCATGAGCATCCGAAGGTGATTGAAAAAGATGGAAAACAAATTATTGTTCCCTTCGAAAAATTCGGAGTTAAGTTGGTATCGATGGGCTTTTTTACCGATACGTCCAAAGCGCTCATCTGGCGCGGCCCTATGATTGCAAGTGCCTTCACACAAATCATGAACGATACGGATTGGGGCGAACTAGATTATCTCATCTTTGATACGCCTCCCGGCACGGGTGATATTCATTTGACGCTGGTGCAGAATTACAGTGTAACTGGAATCGTTGTGGTCTCTACTCCTCAGGAAGTGGCTCTGGCAGATGCTCGCAGAGCACTAAATATGTTTGTTGATCAGCAGGTGAATGTGCCTGTATTGGGTGTTGTTGAGAATATGTCTTTTTTCAGTCCGCCCGAAACACCGGATAAAAAATATTATTTGTTTGGAAAAGAAGGTGCGCGCAAACTGGCTGCTGAAAACAATATCCGCTTACTGGCCGAAATTCCGCTTGTCGAATCCGTGAGTCAGAGCGGCGACAAAGGTATTCCTGCCGTTTGCGATGACCACAATCCGCTGCAAAAAGTTTTTATGAGCATGGCTCAGAACACCGCTCAGGCTGTTGCAATCCGAAATGCGACCATGGAGCCGACAAAAATTGTTGAAGTGAAAAATCAGTAA
- a CDS encoding NAD+ synthase, with translation MKIALCQTNTHTGYFEFNRKKLLEFIDKAKHAGADLAVFPELCISGYPARDFLDFDDYTNACLREANEIAIHSNDISVIAGCPTYNNTGRGKMLFNSALVMQNGKVETEIHKALLPNYDIFDEYRYFEPGRDFSCVSISGKKLAITVCEDLWNIEGKHLYVSDPMEMLSKENPDVIINIAASPFSSGQFEKRLEVFHYHSAKYKIPVVYVNMTGAQTELIFDGRSMIVFPDGSYKVLNAFEEDFFIFDTDIIPTVQQEINKNKIELIHDALVFGIREYFTKLGFKKAVLGLSGGIDSAVVACLACEALGKKNVDGLLMPSEFSSQHSIDDAVKLAQNLGMRHEIISIGKSFDAVNETLKPVFKDLPFNITEENMQARLRGLLLMAWSNKFGNILLNTSNKSEAAVGYGTLYGDMCGGLSVIGDLYKTQVYELTAYINREKEIIPLNTITKAPSAELRPDQKDSDSLPDYNILDEILRLYIEEIQSPADLISRGFDKDLVARICKMVNTNEYKRYQSPPALRVSSKAFGMGRRMPLAAKYLS, from the coding sequence ATGAAAATCGCTCTCTGTCAAACAAACACACATACCGGATATTTTGAATTCAACCGGAAAAAACTACTTGAATTCATTGATAAAGCAAAACATGCCGGCGCCGATCTGGCCGTGTTTCCCGAACTTTGCATCTCCGGTTATCCCGCACGCGATTTTCTCGATTTCGACGATTACACCAACGCTTGTTTGCGTGAAGCAAATGAAATAGCAATTCATTCCAATGATATTTCTGTGATAGCCGGCTGCCCTACTTACAACAACACCGGTCGCGGAAAAATGCTCTTCAACTCAGCGCTGGTAATGCAAAACGGAAAAGTGGAAACAGAGATTCACAAAGCGCTGTTGCCAAACTACGACATATTTGATGAGTACCGCTATTTCGAACCAGGTCGCGATTTTTCATGTGTAAGTATTTCAGGAAAGAAGCTTGCAATTACGGTTTGCGAAGACCTTTGGAACATTGAAGGAAAGCATTTGTATGTTTCTGATCCGATGGAAATGCTTTCAAAAGAAAATCCCGACGTGATCATCAATATTGCTGCATCACCCTTTAGTAGCGGACAATTCGAAAAGCGACTTGAAGTTTTTCATTATCATTCCGCGAAATATAAAATACCGGTGGTGTATGTAAACATGACCGGGGCGCAAACCGAGCTAATCTTCGACGGCCGCTCCATGATTGTCTTTCCCGATGGAAGTTATAAAGTTTTGAATGCTTTTGAAGAAGACTTTTTTATTTTCGACACCGACATTATTCCTACGGTACAACAAGAAATAAACAAAAACAAAATAGAGCTGATACACGATGCGCTCGTGTTTGGCATCCGTGAATATTTCACCAAACTTGGTTTCAAAAAAGCAGTCCTTGGTTTATCAGGCGGCATCGACAGCGCAGTGGTGGCCTGTCTTGCGTGCGAAGCACTCGGGAAAAAAAATGTCGATGGATTACTAATGCCTTCTGAATTCAGCTCGCAACATTCGATTGACGATGCGGTAAAACTGGCACAGAATCTTGGAATGCGACATGAAATTATTTCAATCGGAAAATCATTCGACGCTGTAAACGAAACACTGAAGCCGGTTTTCAAGGATCTGCCTTTCAATATTACCGAAGAAAATATGCAGGCCAGGCTTCGCGGTTTATTGCTGATGGCATGGTCGAATAAGTTCGGAAACATTTTACTGAATACATCCAATAAAAGCGAAGCAGCGGTAGGTTACGGAACACTGTATGGCGACATGTGCGGCGGGCTGAGCGTGATCGGCGACCTGTACAAAACGCAGGTGTATGAACTCACCGCCTACATCAATCGCGAAAAAGAAATCATTCCTTTAAATACAATTACCAAAGCACCATCTGCGGAACTCAGGCCTGATCAGAAAGACAGCGATTCGCTACCGGACTATAACATTCTTGATGAAATTCTTCGCTTATATATTGAAGAAATTCAAAGTCCTGCAGACCTTATATCGCGCGGCTTTGACAAAGATCTTGTGGCGCGCATCTGCAAAATGGTGAACACCAATGAATACAAGCGATACCAGTCTCCGCCCGCACTGCGTGTGTCTTCCAAAGCATTCGGCATGGGAAGAAGGATGCCACTTGCTGCGAAATATTTGTCGTGA
- a CDS encoding glutamine--fructose-6-phosphate aminotransferase, protein MCGIVGYLGPRQAYPILINGLHRLEYRGYDSAGVALVNGGLRVFKSMGKVRDLEELVKNENLSGTIGIAHTRWATHGEPNQVNAHPHVSPSGKMAMIHNGIIENYAILKEELINRGYEFKSHTDTEVLIHLIEDIQINEKTSLVEAVQIALSQVIGAYAIVITSQDNPNMLIAAKKGSPMVIGIGTDEFFIASDATPIVEYTKNVVYLEDEEIAILERGQELKIKTIKNIDKTPYVQKLEINLGAIEKGGYPHFMLKEIHEQPNSIRDCMRGRLSADQGIISLGGIVDYEQKLCNAKRIIIVACGTSWHAGLVGEYLIEDLARINVEVEYASEFRYRNPVITEDDIIIAISQSGETADTLAAIKLAKSKGATILGICNVVGSTIARATDAGSYTHAGPEIGVASTKAFTAQVTILTMLALMLGHQRGTISKSKYNQYIHELDRIPEKAKITLDKAHGIIEKIAEQYKDVRNFLYLGRGYNFPVAMEGALKLKEISYIHAEGYPAAEMKHGPIALIDEKMPVVVIATNRGTYDKVVSNIQEVKARAGKIIAVVTEGDTAVKGMSDYVMEIPETEEFLVPLLATIPLQLLAYHIAVLRGCNVDQPRNLAKSVTVE, encoded by the coding sequence ATGTGTGGAATTGTTGGTTATCTGGGGCCACGTCAGGCCTATCCTATTCTGATTAATGGTTTACATCGTCTTGAATACCGAGGTTATGACAGCGCCGGAGTTGCTCTGGTTAATGGCGGCCTGCGTGTTTTCAAAAGCATGGGAAAAGTCCGTGATCTGGAAGAATTGGTTAAAAATGAGAATCTAAGCGGAACTATTGGAATCGCTCATACACGCTGGGCCACACACGGTGAGCCCAACCAGGTGAATGCACATCCGCATGTTTCTCCTTCCGGAAAAATGGCTATGATTCACAATGGAATTATTGAAAATTACGCCATTCTGAAAGAAGAATTGATTAACCGCGGATATGAATTTAAAAGCCATACAGATACTGAGGTACTCATTCATCTGATTGAAGACATTCAAATAAACGAAAAAACAAGTCTGGTCGAAGCTGTGCAAATCGCTCTCAGTCAGGTTATCGGAGCTTATGCCATTGTAATCACCTCGCAGGATAATCCCAACATGCTCATTGCTGCAAAAAAGGGAAGTCCCATGGTTATTGGCATTGGCACAGACGAATTTTTTATTGCCTCCGATGCAACTCCCATTGTTGAATACACTAAAAACGTTGTTTACCTCGAGGACGAGGAAATTGCCATTCTTGAACGTGGTCAGGAACTGAAGATCAAAACAATTAAAAATATTGATAAAACTCCTTATGTTCAAAAACTTGAGATAAATCTGGGCGCCATCGAAAAGGGCGGATACCCTCATTTCATGCTCAAGGAAATTCATGAACAACCCAACTCTATACGCGACTGTATGCGTGGTCGCCTTTCGGCGGATCAGGGAATTATTTCTTTAGGCGGAATTGTTGACTATGAGCAGAAACTCTGCAATGCAAAACGAATCATCATTGTTGCCTGCGGAACTTCGTGGCATGCAGGTCTTGTGGGCGAATATCTGATCGAAGATCTGGCCCGCATCAACGTTGAGGTTGAATATGCTTCAGAATTTCGTTACCGCAACCCTGTGATCACTGAAGACGACATCATTATAGCCATCAGCCAGTCGGGCGAAACCGCCGACACCCTGGCGGCCATCAAACTTGCAAAGTCGAAAGGCGCCACCATTCTGGGAATCTGCAATGTGGTCGGCTCCACCATTGCCCGCGCCACCGACGCCGGAAGCTATACTCACGCCGGACCCGAAATCGGGGTGGCCTCCACCAAAGCATTTACAGCTCAGGTGACCATTCTTACGATGCTGGCCCTGATGCTTGGACACCAGCGCGGCACCATCAGTAAATCGAAATACAATCAGTATATTCATGAGCTGGACCGCATTCCCGAAAAAGCTAAAATCACGCTCGATAAAGCGCATGGCATTATTGAAAAAATTGCTGAACAATACAAAGATGTTCGAAACTTTCTGTATCTGGGACGCGGATATAATTTCCCGGTAGCCATGGAAGGCGCACTGAAACTCAAAGAGATTAGTTATATCCATGCCGAAGGCTATCCTGCTGCTGAAATGAAGCATGGTCCCATCGCGCTTATTGACGAAAAAATGCCGGTGGTTGTAATTGCGACCAATCGCGGAACTTACGATAAAGTTGTATCCAATATTCAGGAGGTGAAAGCCCGCGCCGGAAAAATCATTGCCGTTGTTACGGAAGGCGATACTGCTGTAAAGGGAATGAGCGATTATGTGATGGAAATTCCTGAAACCGAAGAATTTTTGGTGCCGCTGCTGGCCACTATTCCGTTGCAGCTGCTGGCTTACCATATTGCTGTGCTGCGGGGATGTAATGTTGATCAGCCGCGCAACCTGGCTAAGTCGGTCACGGTGGAGTAG
- a CDS encoding sodium:proton antiporter, protein MTTSIIITLCVLILISYIFDLTSARTKIPSVILLLLIGWLLRQIAIQFNINVPDLTEALPVIGTIGLILIVLEGSMDLELNRSKKKVVIHSTLMAFLPMLILGAGLAIIVQNVTDVSFKTALINVIPLCVISSAIAIPSAQLLSKANRELVTYESSLSDIIGVVIFNFVALNDSFGWLTFGNFFLQILITLAISFVGIMGLSVLLHSITHHVKFVPIIMLIILLYAITKILHLPGLIFIMLFGIFLANLELLRKVKWVKVFHIESLKKEHLRFKEIVAEGSFLIRTLFFLLFGFMIETEDLLDTESLPWAMAITAAIFIIRLAFMKLLKITEKSILFIAPRGLITILLFLSIAQSDKIGLISTSLVIQIVIITALFMMFGLMQNKKTKAKPHETPAEPKPEEPAGNAAQ, encoded by the coding sequence ATGACAACAAGTATTATTATCACACTTTGCGTTCTGATTCTCATATCGTATATTTTTGATCTCACTTCAGCAAGAACAAAAATTCCGTCCGTTATTTTACTGCTGCTGATTGGATGGCTGTTGCGACAGATTGCCATTCAGTTTAACATTAACGTTCCCGACCTCACCGAAGCACTTCCGGTGATTGGAACCATCGGGCTTATTCTCATCGTGCTTGAAGGGTCCATGGATCTTGAATTGAACCGGTCGAAAAAAAAGGTTGTAATACACTCCACGCTGATGGCATTCTTGCCAATGCTGATACTCGGAGCCGGGCTGGCAATCATTGTTCAGAATGTAACGGACGTTTCGTTCAAAACTGCTCTGATAAACGTTATTCCGCTATGCGTGATCAGCAGCGCCATTGCAATACCCAGCGCACAATTGCTCAGCAAAGCCAACAGAGAGCTGGTTACTTATGAGTCCAGTCTTTCCGATATAATCGGAGTGGTTATCTTCAATTTTGTTGCTCTGAATGACAGTTTCGGCTGGCTCACATTCGGAAACTTTTTTCTTCAGATACTGATTACACTGGCAATTTCATTTGTTGGGATCATGGGCCTTTCAGTGCTTTTGCATTCAATTACGCATCATGTAAAGTTTGTACCAATCATCATGCTGATTATTTTGCTATATGCTATTACAAAAATTCTCCATCTGCCCGGACTCATATTTATAATGTTGTTTGGAATTTTTCTTGCAAATCTTGAACTGTTGCGGAAGGTGAAATGGGTAAAGGTTTTTCACATCGAGTCGCTAAAAAAAGAACACCTGCGATTCAAGGAAATTGTTGCTGAGGGATCCTTTCTGATCAGGACTTTGTTTTTTCTTCTTTTTGGTTTTATGATCGAAACTGAAGATCTGCTCGACACCGAAAGTCTGCCGTGGGCCATGGCCATTACCGCCGCGATTTTCATCATCCGTTTGGCTTTCATGAAGCTGTTGAAAATAACCGAAAAGTCCATTTTATTCATTGCTCCGCGCGGACTCATTACAATTCTTCTTTTTCTGTCTATTGCACAGAGCGACAAAATTGGTCTGATCAGCACTTCGCTCGTTATTCAGATTGTGATAATCACAGCGCTGTTTATGATGTTCGGTCTGATGCAAAACAAAAAAACAAAAGCAAAACCGCATGAAACTCCTGCAGAACCAAAGCCTGAAGAGCCAGCCGGCAATGCAGCACAATAA
- a CDS encoding glycine--tRNA ligase has translation MSDDLFKKIVSHAKEYGFIFPSSEIYDGLSAVYDYGQYGSELKNNIRSYWWKSMVQMHENIVGIDAAIFMHPTTWKASGHVDAFNDPLIDNKDSKKRYRADVLIEDYAEKQFEKAEKEIEKAKKRFGDTFDEALFRSTNPRVLEYRKKGDDAVHQMATLLEAGDLEGVRQLIVDLEIVCPMSGSRNWTDVRQFNLMFETRMGSVAEGAESIYLRPETAQGIFVNFMNVYKTGRMKIPFGIAQTGKAFRNEIVARQFIFRMREFEQMEMQFFVKPGTEMEWYEKWREERMRWHMSMGIPASKYRWHNHEKLAHYANAAADIEFQFPFGFKELEGVHSRTDFDLNAHQKFSGKKLQYFDPESNENYVPYVVETSIGLDRTFLAVFSHAFEEQTLEDGSVRTVLHIPHFLAPIKAAVLPLVKKDGMPEVAMKIVEDLRQEFMVQYDEKDAIGRRYRRQDAIGTPFCITVDNETMENNTVTIRERDSMEQIRIPAENLINVLSEKLRPKKV, from the coding sequence ATGAGCGACGACCTTTTTAAAAAAATTGTTTCCCATGCCAAGGAATACGGTTTTATTTTTCCTTCTTCTGAAATTTATGACGGACTGAGTGCCGTGTACGACTATGGTCAGTATGGCTCGGAACTCAAAAACAATATTCGCAGCTACTGGTGGAAAAGCATGGTGCAGATGCACGAAAATATTGTTGGAATCGATGCGGCTATTTTTATGCATCCTACAACCTGGAAAGCATCCGGCCATGTCGATGCATTCAACGATCCGCTCATCGATAACAAAGACAGCAAAAAGCGTTATCGCGCCGATGTGCTGATTGAAGATTATGCGGAAAAGCAATTCGAAAAAGCAGAAAAAGAAATAGAAAAAGCAAAGAAACGTTTTGGTGATACTTTTGACGAAGCTCTGTTTCGCAGCACCAATCCACGCGTGCTGGAGTACCGGAAAAAAGGCGACGATGCCGTGCATCAAATGGCTACTTTGCTCGAAGCCGGCGATCTTGAAGGTGTTCGTCAACTTATCGTTGATCTCGAAATCGTTTGCCCAATGAGCGGTTCACGCAACTGGACCGATGTCAGACAATTCAATCTGATGTTCGAAACCCGCATGGGATCAGTTGCCGAAGGGGCCGAATCCATTTATCTTCGTCCTGAAACAGCGCAGGGAATTTTTGTGAATTTCATGAATGTTTATAAAACCGGTCGCATGAAAATTCCGTTTGGAATTGCACAGACCGGCAAAGCTTTCCGCAACGAAATAGTGGCTCGTCAATTTATTTTTCGCATGCGCGAATTCGAGCAGATGGAAATGCAGTTTTTTGTGAAGCCCGGAACCGAAATGGAATGGTACGAAAAATGGCGCGAAGAGCGAATGAGATGGCATATGTCCATGGGTATTCCGGCTTCGAAATATCGCTGGCACAATCATGAAAAACTGGCGCATTATGCCAACGCTGCTGCTGATATTGAATTCCAATTTCCATTTGGTTTCAAGGAACTGGAAGGTGTTCACAGCCGTACCGATTTCGATTTAAACGCGCATCAGAAATTCAGCGGAAAGAAACTTCAGTATTTCGATCCTGAATCAAACGAAAACTATGTGCCTTACGTGGTAGAAACTTCGATAGGTCTCGATCGCACATTCCTGGCTGTTTTCAGTCATGCGTTCGAAGAGCAGACGCTCGAAGATGGCTCTGTACGCACCGTTTTGCATATTCCGCATTTTCTCGCCCCCATCAAAGCCGCTGTGCTTCCGCTGGTGAAAAAAGATGGTATGCCGGAAGTCGCCATGAAAATCGTGGAGGATCTTCGTCAGGAATTTATGGTGCAGTACGACGAAAAAGATGCCATTGGTCGCCGCTACCGCAGACAGGATGCCATCGGAACTCCTTTCTGCATCACGGTGGATAATGAAACAATGGAAAATAATACGGTCACCATTCGTGAGCGCGACAGCATGGAGCAGATCCGGATTCCTGCAGAAAACCTGATAAATGTTTTGTCGGAGAAACTGAGACCAAAGAAAGTGTAA
- a CDS encoding MarR family transcriptional regulator, whose product MTTEEKVLDAMNKGGKAMSAGQIAEATGIDRKEVDKAMKTLKTSGKIESPKMCYWQPKK is encoded by the coding sequence ATGACAACCGAAGAAAAAGTACTTGACGCCATGAATAAAGGTGGCAAAGCCATGTCGGCCGGACAGATCGCTGAAGCAACAGGAATCGATCGCAAAGAAGTTGACAAAGCAATGAAAACGCTAAAGACCAGTGGCAAGATTGAATCACCGAAGATGTGCTACTGGCAGCCAAAGAAATAA
- a CDS encoding glutamine amidotransferase, with translation MNNCYLYVLDTMADWEIAQITAELNSGRFLKNGKVTIRKVSQSLNPVTSMGGMSITADLKLSEVEFSDGDLLILPGADTWMEEEQKSVIEIVENLIDRGVIVAAICGATAALANAGILNSRKHTSNGKGFLEMMCPEYKGQDNYIDCPAVCDGNLITASGLAPLEFTYEILKRTEVMKEETVSAWYKLYSTKESRYFFELMESMK, from the coding sequence TTGAACAATTGCTATCTATACGTATTGGATACAATGGCCGATTGGGAGATTGCTCAGATTACCGCGGAACTGAACAGCGGAAGATTCCTAAAAAACGGGAAAGTAACTATCCGGAAGGTTTCTCAAAGCCTGAATCCTGTAACATCAATGGGTGGAATGAGCATTACTGCAGATTTGAAACTATCTGAAGTTGAATTTTCTGATGGTGATTTGCTGATTCTTCCTGGCGCGGATACATGGATGGAGGAAGAGCAGAAGAGTGTAATTGAAATAGTTGAAAACCTGATTGACCGCGGTGTTATTGTGGCAGCAATATGCGGTGCAACAGCTGCATTAGCAAATGCTGGGATTTTAAATAGCCGAAAGCACACGAGTAATGGCAAAGGATTTCTGGAAATGATGTGTCCTGAATATAAAGGACAAGATAATTATATCGACTGTCCGGCAGTGTGCGACGGCAATCTGATAACAGCTTCCGGATTGGCACCACTGGAGTTTACATATGAAATCTTGAAGAGAACCGAAGTAATGAAGGAAGAAACAGTCTCGGCCTGGTACAAGTTGTATAGTACGAAAGAGTCAAGGTATTTCTTTGAACTTATGGAGTCAATGAAGTGA